One Candidatus Thioglobus autotrophicus genomic window, AGAAAAAGCACTAGACAAAAAAGCGCAACAAGCCATTAATGATAAGGCGGCTTTATTTGTGCCTTTTGTACAACTGCCCACTTGGCAGGGTGAGATTGGTGAGCTGATTGAGCAGTTTGAGACGATTGTAGCTGAAGTGCTAGCCATGGTAGATTTTGATGTCGATGGTGTGGTGTTTGAGGCTACGAATGAGGCGTTAAAAACTCAGATGGGGGCTAATCGAAAATTTCATCGTTGGCAGATTGCTTTTAAAGAAAATAAAGATAAGGCTCAAGTTAAAGTTTTATCCGTCACCCCACAAGTGGGACGTACCGGGAAAATTACACCCGTTGCAGAATTGGAGCCTACCTTGTTAAGTGGTGCCACCATTGTGCGTGCCACTGGGCATCATTATGGGCTGGTCAAGGAGCAAGGTTTGGGTGCGGGTAGTGTGATCGAATTGACCCGTTCAGGCTTAGTCATTCCTAAAATTAATCAAGTACTGCAATCAGCACCGGTAGATATTCCAGCTATTTGCCCTAGTTGTACGGCGCCATTGCAATGGGAGGCAGATTTTTTAATGTGTGTAAATCACGCTTTATGCCCCGCCCAAGTGATTGGGAAAATGGAGTATTTTTTCAAAATACTGGCCAATAATGATGGTTTTGGCATTGCCACGATTGAAAAGCTCTATGAACACGGCATTCGCAAAATTTCACAAATTTATCAGCTTGACCATAGTGCATTAGTGGCGATGGGTTTTGGTGATAAAACCAGTAAAAACTTAATGCACCAATTAAGAAGATCGCATACTGAACAAATAGAGGATTGGCGCTTTTTGGCGGCTTTTGGCATGGCTAGAATGGGTACAGGAAATTGTGAAAATTTATTAAAAGCCTATGCGTTGAAAGAAGTATTTGACTTAAGTTTGGCTGAAATTTCTGCCATAGATGGATTTGCCGAACTTAGTGCAAAAATGATTGTTGTGGGTTTGCAAGCGATCAGAGCTGAGTTTGATGTATTACAGCACTATCAATTTAATTTAGAAATAACACGATTAGATACCGATATTGCGCAATCATCTCATGCTCTTTTTGGTAAAAAAATCGTTTTTACTGGGAAAATGATTGGCTCTAGAGAAGTGATGAAAAAGCAAGCTAAAACATTAGGCATGCAAGTTTTATCAAGTGTGACGGGTAAAACTAATTATTTAATTATTGGTGAAAACGTAGGTCCAAAAAAAATCGAAAATGCACAAAAATTTGGCGTTGAAATTGTTAAAGAATTGGATTATATGGCCATGATTGCCCAATAGTGAGAATCAACCATGCAAATTTCAGAACTTATTACTAGACAAAAAGATTTTCTTAGCGATCAATTAGGCGAAGGATTAATGCAGCTTGCACAAGCTTGTGATAACTGTTTGGAAGACACCCCAAGCTTTGAAAAATTAAACACATTATTGCATGCCTATATGCAGCAGCATCAATACACTAATCTGGTTTATGTGATTGATAGTTTTGGCGTACAGCTAAGTGCCAATATCACTAGAGAAGGGATTAATACAGATTTTCAAGGGCAAGATTTATCCAGCCGACCATTTTTTAATGCCATTGATGATGAGCATCCTATTTATATTTCTGATGCCTATATTTCAACTGCAACGCTTAAGCCTTGTATTAGTGTTGTGCACACAATTTGTCATAAAAATGAGATTATTGGCATGCTGGTTTTTGATTTAGATCTTGAGAAGTTGCCTTTATTAAAACAAGAATTTGCACTGGATAATTGGCGTCAAATAAAGGGTGACCCTGAAATACGATCTAATTTGTTCAATCAAACAAGGGCTTGTTCTGCGATGGATCAATCCATAGATATGGTTCATAATATTGCAATCGAGCTTCTGTGTGAGTTGGGTGTGTTTCATTTAAAGCTGCACTACGCCTCGTCTAGAGCAACTATATGGCCTTTTGATGATCCGTATAATTATCATATTCATGTACTTGATGAAATTATAAGTCCAAATATTTTATTGCTGTATCCTAAAAAGACCTACCCACAGCAAGCTAAAGTGACGCCAGCACAAGTGAGAGAAGTTCTAGATAAATTTAAATACATGCGTTTTATGGATGAAAATCTATATTTAAAGACGGGTAGCTTGAATATTATGAATGGCATGATTGGGTTGAGCTTTTCTTGTGATGGCAATCATTACCTGTCAGTTGAGGAGTTTCTAGCTAATTTTGATAAAATTTATTCTTAGCAAAAGAACGAATTTGATCAAAATTCTGACAGATTCATTTTTTTAGGTATAATACGCAGTAGTTGTTTCCCAAAGACGGGAAGTTAACATCAAACATTGACGTTTATTTAGATTCCTTAATAAGGGATTTCAATAAACGTTTTTTTTTGCATGCTTCATGAGGGAGTTGTGTAAAAAATGGCATGGAAGCCAGATATTTTTATTTGCAAATTTTGCAAATTGAAATATCTGGCTTTTTTTTGGTTCAAAGAAAAATAGGAGAAAGACAATGAAAATAATTACAGCAATTATCAAGCCTTTTAAGCTTGATGAAGTGAGAGGGGCGCTATCAGAGATAGGCGTTTCGGGTATTACAGCAACTGAAGTAAAAGGTTTTGGTCGTCAAAAAGGCCATACAGAGTTGTACAGAGGGGCGGAATATACGGTAGATTTTTTACCTAAAGTGAAGCTAGAAATTGCGATTGCCGCAGACCAAGTAGATAGTGTTATTGAAGCGATTAGCTTGGCGGCTAAATCTGAGGGTGGCAAGATTGGTGATGGCAAGATATTTATTACTGCGCTAGAGCAAGTGGTTCGTATTCGTACGGGCGAAACTGGCTCAATAGCGCTATAAAGGAGGCAACATGGAAAATACAATTTTAGAAATGCAATTTGCATTAGACACCTTTTATTTCTTAATGATGGGTGCGTTGGTGATGTGGATGGCAGCAGGCTTCTCAATGTTAGAAGCGGGTATGGTTCGTAGTAAAAATACGGCTGAGATTTTAACAAAGAATATTGGTTTATTTGCCATTGCCTGTACAACCTATATGGTTTACGGCTATGATTTAATGTATGGCGGAGGTATTCTTTTGGACGGTATTAGCGGTGCGGGTGAAAAATATTCAAACGCCTCTGATTTTTTCTTCCAAGTGGTATTTGTTGCAACAGCAATGAGTATTGTTTCAGGTGCAGTTGCTGAGCGTATGAAGCTGTTCTCGTTCTTTGCATTTGCTGTTGTGTTTACAGGCATCATCTATCCAATGGAAGGTGCTTGGACATGGGCGGGCGAAGCGGTATTTGGTTTGTACACCCTGGGTGATTTAGGTTTTGCTGACTTTGCTGGTTCTGGTATTGTACATATGGCTGGCGCTGCTGCTGCTCTAGCAGGTGTGATTGTGCTAGGTGCGCGTAAAGGTAAATACAATAAAGACGGTTCATCGAATGCGATTCCGGGTGCTAATATGCCATTAGCAACACTAGGCACATTCATCCTTTGGATGGGCTGGTTTGGTTTTAATGGTGGTTCGGTATTAGCTATGGCGAGTAAAGAGAGTGCCAATGCTGTGGCAATGGTGTTTTTAAATACCAATGCAGCTGCAGCTGGTGGTGTGATTGCAGCATTGCTATTGGTTAAATTAATATGGGGTAAGGCGGATCTTACCATGGCACTAAATGGTGCGTTAGCAGGTCTTGTTGCGATTACCGCAGGCCCTGATACGCCAACGGCTTTGGAGGCGACTCTGATTGGCGGTGTTGGTGGTATCTTGGTGGTGATTTCAATCTCAGTACTTGATAAAGTATTCAAAATTGATGATCCAGTAGGTGCTATCTCTGTTCACGGTGTGGTTGGTTTATGGGGTCTATTAGCCGTACCACTAACTAACTCAAGCGTGTCATTCACAGGTCAGTTAGCAGGTGCAGGTACAATCTTTGTTTGGGTATTTGGCACATCGTTAGTATTATGGTTGGTACTTAAGGCAATTATGGGCGTGAGAATTTCTGAAGAAGAGGAATACGAAGGAGCAGATATTGCTGAGTGTGGCTTGGAAGCTTATCCAGAGTTTACAAAATAAACCTTCTCAAGGGAGAACTATAAAGAATTCCTGATAAAAATTTTAAAACGATTTTTACCCCGCTTCTTGCGGGGTTTTTTGGTATAAATCCCTTCTAAGTTTAAACATTAATTATGTAGAATAGGGAAACTAACCCTTAATAAAAATGGAGAAAGTATGATTGTTCAAAGTATTATGTCAACGGATGTAAAAACAGTAACTGCTGACCAACCTGTAAAAGATATCGCATTAATGATGATTATGGATCATATTAGCGGTGCACCAGTTGTTGATGCTGATAATAATTTAATTGGTATTATTTCTGAAAAAGATATTTTGCAGCATATGTTTCCGAAGTTGGAAGATATTATGAGCGATACACATTTTGATTTTGAGAATATGGAAACCAACTATAAAGAAACCATGAGTGTCAAAATAAGTGAAATTATGACCCATGGTGTTGATAGTATTGATCTTGATATGCCTTGTTTAAAGGCAGCGAGCACAATGTGGCTGAAGAAATATCGTAGAATTCCAGTGACTCAAAACGGAAAATTGGTAGGCATTGTGAGTATTGGCGATGTGCATAGAGCAATTTTCAAGTCTTGCATGACTTCATAAGCTAAAATATCTCTCTTATGAATACAGCACTTAAAATCATCTTAGTGGATGAGAACTCTGGACGCTCTGCCATGTTACGCAGAGCATTGCAAGACAAAGGTCATGAGGTTATTTGCCGCATGGCAAGTAGCGCCCAATTGCAAGATAGTAATGAAATGACTCATGCTGACGTGGTGATTGTTAATGCAGATATTCCAGATGAAGAAGTGTTTGCAAATCTGACTGATGTTAATAAAACTAAGCCCAAGCCTATCGTTATGTTTACAGAAGAGTCAAGCTCTGAAATGGCGAGTTCGGCGATTAAATCAGGGGTTAATGCTTACATTGTGGATGGACTTGAAGAGAATCGTGTCCAGCCTATTATTGATGTTGCTATGGCTAGATTTAGAGAGTTTCAAGCGCTTAAAGATGAGCTTGATGCGACTCGTAATCAATTGTCAGAGCGTAAAGCAGTTGAAAAGGCTAAAGGTCTATTGATGAAGCATAAAGAGATTAATGAAGATGATGCTTACCAATCATTGCGAAAAATGGCAATGGATAAAAATAAGCGTATTGTTGATGTCGCTGAGAGTGTTATTAACGCTTTTGAACTATTAGAATAATTAAATCAAGTATCCTTTTTAGGATCTTCATCATCTAGTTTTTTTAAATAATCGGCAAACTCATCATCCATTTTTTGGAAATCTTCATCGATTTTGTCCATTTCAGCATCAAATTCATCATCATCCCAATCCTCTTCTTCCTGCTCTTCTGCAGATTTAGATTGTGTTTTTGACGGCTGACTTGGTGTATTGTCAGGGTCATTATCATCCGACTCAGAGCTATCTTCTTTACGCAAAAATAGAGGGGCAAATATCAGTCCCGCTTCAAATAATAGCCACATAGGGATGGCGATTAAAGTTTGTGAAATAATATCAGGCGGAGTTAATAACATGCCTAATATAAATGCACTAATAACCACGTAAGGTCGATTTTTCTTTAAGTTTTCAATGGTTGTTGCGCCAAACATAAGTAGCAAAATAGTGGCAATTGGTACTTCGAAAGCTACGCCAAATGCAAAAGAAACCTTAAGTACAAAGTCAAGGTAGTATTGAATATCAGGTGTAAAGTCAACAATGCTAGGGCCAATGCTAGAGAGAAAACCAAAAATAACTGGAAAAACAATATAAAAAGAAAACAATAAACCGGCGTAAAACAACAGGGTTGAAGAAATAACCAAAGGCATAATCATTTGTTTTTC contains:
- a CDS encoding ammonium transporter, encoding MENTILEMQFALDTFYFLMMGALVMWMAAGFSMLEAGMVRSKNTAEILTKNIGLFAIACTTYMVYGYDLMYGGGILLDGISGAGEKYSNASDFFFQVVFVATAMSIVSGAVAERMKLFSFFAFAVVFTGIIYPMEGAWTWAGEAVFGLYTLGDLGFADFAGSGIVHMAGAAAALAGVIVLGARKGKYNKDGSSNAIPGANMPLATLGTFILWMGWFGFNGGSVLAMASKESANAVAMVFLNTNAAAAGGVIAALLLVKLIWGKADLTMALNGALAGLVAITAGPDTPTALEATLIGGVGGILVVISISVLDKVFKIDDPVGAISVHGVVGLWGLLAVPLTNSSVSFTGQLAGAGTIFVWVFGTSLVLWLVLKAIMGVRISEEEEYEGADIAECGLEAYPEFTK
- the tatC gene encoding twin-arginine translocase subunit TatC: MTSKEMTFVQHLVELRDILLRSVIAILVIFISLFPFANEVYSFIAAPIISVLPQGSNIIAIGVISPFLTPLKMALIMAVYLAMPYLLYQVWKFIAPALYKHEKQMIMPLVISSTLLFYAGLLFSFYIVFPVIFGFLSSIGPSIVDFTPDIQYYLDFVLKVSFAFGVAFEVPIATILLLMFGATTIENLKKNRPYVVISAFILGMLLTPPDIISQTLIAIPMWLLFEAGLIFAPLFLRKEDSSESDDNDPDNTPSQPSKTQSKSAEEQEEEDWDDDEFDAEMDKIDEDFQKMDDEFADYLKKLDDEDPKKDT
- a CDS encoding P-II family nitrogen regulator, which gives rise to MKIITAIIKPFKLDEVRGALSEIGVSGITATEVKGFGRQKGHTELYRGAEYTVDFLPKVKLEIAIAADQVDSVIEAISLAAKSEGGKIGDGKIFITALEQVVRIRTGETGSIAL
- a CDS encoding BRCT domain-containing protein, with translation MTLSQQAINQIIRQEVLAGDLSDQDLAQFCELANAAYRDGNPIITDQDYDFVYLPALKQRLPEHSLFQVVEPEGQGFSEEKVLLPEAMLSTDKAYSWHEIQKWIERLEKSATDINLAIQSIQIKATPKLDGFAGFDDGARLYTRGDGKKGSDISRVFARGLQVYNDSGRGQGAGEIVIKQSYFQTHLADSFEYPRNFQASLIKEKALDKKAQQAINDKAALFVPFVQLPTWQGEIGELIEQFETIVAEVLAMVDFDVDGVVFEATNEALKTQMGANRKFHRWQIAFKENKDKAQVKVLSVTPQVGRTGKITPVAELEPTLLSGATIVRATGHHYGLVKEQGLGAGSVIELTRSGLVIPKINQVLQSAPVDIPAICPSCTAPLQWEADFLMCVNHALCPAQVIGKMEYFFKILANNDGFGIATIEKLYEHGIRKISQIYQLDHSALVAMGFGDKTSKNLMHQLRRSHTEQIEDWRFLAAFGMARMGTGNCENLLKAYALKEVFDLSLAEISAIDGFAELSAKMIVVGLQAIRAEFDVLQHYQFNLEITRLDTDIAQSSHALFGKKIVFTGKMIGSREVMKKQAKTLGMQVLSSVTGKTNYLIIGENVGPKKIENAQKFGVEIVKELDYMAMIAQ
- a CDS encoding ANTAR domain-containing response regulator, whose amino-acid sequence is MNTALKIILVDENSGRSAMLRRALQDKGHEVICRMASSAQLQDSNEMTHADVVIVNADIPDEEVFANLTDVNKTKPKPIVMFTEESSSEMASSAIKSGVNAYIVDGLEENRVQPIIDVAMARFREFQALKDELDATRNQLSERKAVEKAKGLLMKHKEINEDDAYQSLRKMAMDKNKRIVDVAESVINAFELLE
- a CDS encoding CBS domain-containing protein; the encoded protein is MIVQSIMSTDVKTVTADQPVKDIALMMIMDHISGAPVVDADNNLIGIISEKDILQHMFPKLEDIMSDTHFDFENMETNYKETMSVKISEIMTHGVDSIDLDMPCLKAASTMWLKKYRRIPVTQNGKLVGIVSIGDVHRAIFKSCMTS